Proteins from a genomic interval of Methanothrix sp.:
- a CDS encoding V-type ATP synthase subunit B: protein MTKEYKTITEISGPLVFVEKTEPVGYGELVEIRTASGEVKRGQVLDTSDEIVVVQVFEGTGGLSKDSSVRFTGDVIKMPLSPSIIGRVLSGSGRPRDGGPPIVPEVEREIIGAAINPASREKPRAFIQTGISTIDGTNTLVRGQKLPIFSGAGLPHNDVALQIARQAKVLGEAEQFAVVFCAMGITNEEAQHFMADFERTGALERAVIFLNLADDPAVERLLTPKLGLTTAEYLAFDLDMHVLVIYTDMTNYCESLRQMGAAREEVPGRRGYPGYMYTDLATNYERAGIIKGKKGSITQFPILTMPGDDITHPIPDLSGYITEGQLIVSRELHRKGIYPPIDIRPSLSRLMNSGIGAGHTREDHRAVSDQLYAYYAEGCDLRGLAAIVGKEALSERDKLILEFADQFERRFVNQGRDEDRSIIETLTIGWELLSMLPETMLTRIDDKYIKKYHPKYAGTAKKE, encoded by the coding sequence ATGACCAAGGAATACAAGACTATAACCGAGATCTCTGGACCCCTGGTGTTCGTCGAGAAGACCGAGCCGGTAGGCTACGGTGAACTCGTCGAGATCAGGACGGCCAGCGGTGAGGTGAAGAGAGGCCAGGTCCTGGACACCTCGGATGAGATCGTCGTCGTCCAGGTCTTCGAGGGTACCGGTGGCCTCTCAAAGGATAGCTCCGTGAGATTCACCGGAGACGTCATCAAGATGCCGCTCTCTCCGAGCATCATAGGGAGGGTCCTCTCTGGCTCCGGCAGGCCGAGGGATGGTGGGCCACCCATCGTTCCAGAGGTGGAGCGCGAGATCATCGGGGCTGCCATAAATCCGGCCTCGAGGGAGAAGCCGAGGGCTTTCATCCAGACGGGCATATCAACCATAGACGGCACCAACACCCTTGTGAGGGGGCAGAAGCTGCCCATCTTCTCAGGTGCAGGGCTCCCGCACAATGATGTCGCCCTTCAGATCGCCCGTCAGGCAAAGGTCCTGGGAGAGGCAGAGCAGTTCGCGGTGGTCTTCTGCGCCATGGGCATCACAAACGAGGAGGCCCAGCACTTCATGGCGGACTTCGAGAGGACAGGCGCCCTCGAGAGGGCTGTGATCTTCCTCAACCTGGCGGACGATCCGGCTGTCGAGAGGCTTCTGACTCCAAAGCTCGGGCTGACCACAGCTGAGTATCTGGCATTCGATCTGGACATGCACGTGCTGGTCATCTACACCGACATGACCAACTACTGCGAGTCCCTGAGGCAGATGGGAGCTGCCCGAGAGGAGGTTCCGGGACGCCGCGGCTATCCGGGCTACATGTACACAGACCTCGCCACAAACTACGAGCGTGCCGGGATCATAAAGGGCAAGAAGGGATCGATCACGCAGTTCCCGATCCTCACGATGCCAGGCGACGACATAACACATCCGATTCCGGATCTCTCAGGATACATCACAGAGGGCCAGCTCATCGTATCGCGTGAGCTCCACAGGAAGGGCATCTATCCGCCCATCGACATCCGCCCATCCCTGAGCAGGCTGATGAACTCAGGAATCGGCGCCGGACACACCAGAGAGGATCACAGGGCCGTATCGGATCAGCTCTATGCGTACTACGCAGAGGGTTGCGATCTGAGGGGCCTTGCAGCGATCGTCGGCAAGGAGGCTCTCTCAGAGCGCGACAAGCTCATCCTGGAGTTCGCCGACCAGTTCGAGCGCAGGTTCGTCAATCAGGGAAGGGATGAGGACAGGTCCATCATAGAGACCCTCACCATCGGATGGGAGCTCCTCTCGATGCTGCCCGAGACGATGCTCACCAGGATCGACGACAAGTACATCAAGAAGTACCATCCGAAGTACGCAGGCACCGCAAAGAAAGAGTGA